Proteins encoded within one genomic window of Ovis aries strain OAR_USU_Benz2616 breed Rambouillet chromosome 1, ARS-UI_Ramb_v3.0, whole genome shotgun sequence:
- the KNCN gene encoding kinocilin — MDIPISSRDFRCLQLACVALGLVAGSIIIGVSISKAAAAVGGIFIGAAGLGLLILAYPFLKSRFNLDHILPTIGSLRIHPQPGADHGEGRASANGNKEGARSSLSTVSRTLEKLKPGGRGTGEG, encoded by the exons ATGGACATCCCCATCAGCAGCAGAGACTTCCGCTGCCTGCAGCTGGCCTGCGTGGCCCTTGGCCTGGTGGCCGGCAGCATCATCATCGGCGTCTCCATCTCCAAAGCTGCAGCTGCTGTGGGAGGGATCTTTATTGGCGCTGCTGGTCTGG GGCTCCTCATCTTGGCCTACCCTTTCCTGAAGTCTCGTTTCAACCTGGACCACATCCTGCCCACGATAG GGAGCCTGAGAATCCACCCCCAGCCAGGGGCAGACCATGGGGAGGGAAGAGCCAGTGCCAATGGAAATAAAGAGG GAGCCCGTAGCAGCCTGTCCACCGTGAGCAGAACCCTGGAGAAGCTGAAGCCTGGGGGCCGGGGGACTGGGGAGGGCTGA